In one window of Candidatus Margulisiibacteriota bacterium DNA:
- a CDS encoding LysM peptidoglycan-binding domain-containing protein, which yields MKNLKGLIWLLLFLLLGIGSAWAEVIGNTEDPLKISIGARAMGMGGGYTAVVDGSSNMFNNPAGMYGQELRIFSMSATLLGDVNYLVLGANWPLGPGSVGVGYAGANVGSIITTSQTGFDYFDYHNDVLALSYALKKDNVIYGLRLKSFDQGFTGSQNYAGKGFDLDLGMLLSPWPKTNVGFILQNTLPIGMGGRINWGNGDQQGIPLIGRLGIASTAWRENVLLALDGDFTTRQGYQSRLHGGAEWKINEYLKLRCGLDQTYNPGQVSTDPTFGSGIRIGPFTFDYAYHAYHGDSGTLTHYFSLSYATEDLPKPQVLVKSVPPPPPVVTPPPPVVVLTPEVVAPPPRPTEKAPKIITKRIFHYISRGETFSYIANRYYDVPDLYPELAEYNNIKLVSKDKIPRGVKYVYIAPTEELLKLREKNRKAEEPVPPPVPEATPSTTPEAGGAEKRLFHFVSKSDTLSKIAIKYYGRADYARKLAEVNNIENPNVLSSGKYLLIPPASEMEE from the coding sequence ATGAAAAACCTGAAAGGATTGATCTGGCTGTTATTGTTTTTATTGTTAGGGATCGGTTCGGCCTGGGCGGAGGTAATTGGTAACACAGAAGATCCGCTCAAGATCAGCATTGGAGCCAGAGCGATGGGGATGGGAGGGGGCTATACAGCGGTGGTTGACGGGTCGAGCAACATGTTCAATAACCCGGCCGGGATGTACGGGCAGGAGCTCCGGATATTTTCAATGTCGGCGACCCTGCTTGGCGATGTTAACTATCTGGTCCTGGGAGCGAACTGGCCTTTGGGGCCGGGGAGCGTTGGGGTCGGCTATGCCGGGGCAAATGTCGGCTCAATAATAACTACCAGTCAAACCGGCTTTGATTATTTTGATTATCACAATGATGTTCTCGCTCTTTCGTACGCCCTGAAAAAAGATAATGTCATTTACGGCCTCCGTTTGAAATCATTTGACCAGGGTTTTACCGGCAGCCAGAACTATGCCGGTAAAGGTTTTGACCTTGACCTGGGAATGCTTCTTTCTCCCTGGCCAAAGACCAATGTCGGCTTTATCCTGCAAAATACTTTGCCGATCGGTATGGGGGGGAGGATAAATTGGGGGAACGGGGACCAGCAGGGGATCCCGCTGATCGGCCGGCTAGGGATAGCGAGCACCGCCTGGCGGGAAAATGTCCTTTTGGCTCTGGACGGAGACTTTACCACCCGGCAGGGCTACCAATCGCGGCTCCATGGAGGCGCCGAATGGAAGATAAACGAATATTTAAAATTGCGCTGCGGGTTGGACCAAACCTATAATCCAGGCCAGGTCAGCACAGACCCGACCTTTGGGAGCGGGATCAGGATCGGCCCATTTACCTTTGACTATGCCTATCATGCATACCACGGCGACAGCGGGACTTTGACCCACTATTTCTCGTTGAGTTACGCGACCGAGGACCTGCCTAAACCGCAGGTGCTGGTCAAATCGGTTCCGCCCCCGCCGCCGGTTGTAACGCCTCCTCCACCAGTTGTAGTTCTGACCCCAGAGGTTGTCGCTCCGCCGCCCAGGCCAACTGAGAAGGCCCCAAAGATCATTACCAAGCGGATCTTCCATTATATTTCCCGGGGTGAAACCTTTAGCTATATTGCCAACCGGTATTATGATGTACCTGACCTGTATCCGGAGCTGGCCGAATATAATAATATTAAGCTTGTGTCGAAAGACAAGATCCCGCGCGGAGTAAAATATGTTTACATCGCGCCGACCGAGGAATTACTAAAACTCCGGGAGAAAAACAGAAAAGCGGAGGAGCCTGTTCCGCCGCCGGTGCCGGAAGCCACTCCATCGACCACTCCGGAAGCAGGGGGCGCGGAGAAAAGACTTTTTCATTTTGTCTCGAAGAGCGATACCTTGAGCAAAATAGCC